The following are encoded together in the Malaya genurostris strain Urasoe2022 chromosome 3, Malgen_1.1, whole genome shotgun sequence genome:
- the LOC131436236 gene encoding membrane-bound transcription factor site-1 protease isoform X2 — MKVPTIGKLFTKCILILFGLLFCDCTNFTDSFTGNSEGNGGIRNQNDNVSNVGNVTLALASHNNAIVDPRIGSSCCDSIKNNVYSSTSNNSGVSNSSASSDNSTKWSPRRLVVEFSTNVVQNEYIVQFDGYYRRAAREKYIKIALNGSKVKNWRILPRSNPASDYPSDFDVLTLEEDAQISMDGINLLKSHPSIKSISPQRMVHRTLKYVPVDISVSDVEEEELEKDNDLDNDLPLEEEEEEDEEITEFIEKFRNFKRKLSTDANELNDSRSDVQQMASPVGAVNRHTNRRLLRAIPRQITSLLKADVLWGMGVTGKGVKVAVFDTGLSKNHPHFKSVKERTNWTNEKTLDDGVSHGTFVAGIIASSKECLGFAPDAELHVYRVFTNNQVSYTSWFLDAFNYAILKKINVLNLSIGGPDFLDQPFVDKVLELSANKVIMVSAIGNDGPLYGTLNNPGDQMDVIGVGGMDYSDNIAKFSSRGMTTWELPNGYGRLKPDIVTYGSQVKGSNLNGGCKSLSGTSVASPVVAGAVTLLASGVFNRLDQINPASMKQALIEGAKRLQENNMFEQGHGKLNILKSMKILSTYKPKVSLSPAYLDFTEDYMWPYTTQSLFHTSSPVIANVTILNGMGVIGRLINKPTWHPYSNQNGQMLNISITYSEQLWPWSGWMAIHIGVNELGRSFEGLAQGHITLTVQSPAGPGENEARNGTVSFPIKVKIIPQPPRHKRILWDQYHSLRYPPGYLPRDNLKIKSDPLDWRADHIHTNFKDMYTHLRNAGYYVEVLGGPFTCFNSSNYGTLLIVDPEEEYFHEEIIKLKNDILERDLSVIVFADWYNTTVMRKIKFYDENTRQWWIPDTGGANLPALNELLRDFDIVLGDKVAEGYFDMRDHRMYYASGCNILKFPTGNTTILIERDLFDQGLDILLPDEKRQKIRAKTAILGLLQTDHTYSKVQPATPNPDPIIGFNVELDADRSEEGKIDKDSIINKRILLSQKSFPDDDVPNEGGEQRPEFESNVIGNPDFDALKNMEDEDPDDIQKIQHPEEISQLLLEKKQNFTGEKILMVEVPQTFLKLQADHPKSTKYNDSGKEEEKKGRKMGGRIAIYGDSNCLDSTHLDKPCFWLLDSLLEYTMTSHVTNLLRDLNSSRQSDILSDAKPPMRLVNNNLHHYSKVLGPGNEKRPLPRCQELKWDQPISLNMTSLNAYGPNERLLLLQQQELLLQQQAAQQAGMFGNEIDSNVNLFRKLESQKGEQP, encoded by the exons ATGAAAGTTCCAACCATAGGAAAGTTGTTCACCAAATGTATTCTTATCTTGTTTGGATTGCTCTTTTGTGATTGTACAAATTTTACCGATAGCTTCACTGGTAATAGTGAAGGCAACGGTGGTATCAGAAATCAAAATGATAACGTAAGCAATGTAGGTAATGTGACATTAGCACTTGCTAGTCACAATAATGCCATTGTCGATCCCCGGATAGGAAGCAGTTGCTGTGATAGTATCAAAAATAACGTCTATAGTAGTACTAGTAATAATAGCGGAGTTAGTAATAGTAGTGCCAGTAGTGATAATTCAACGAAGTGGTCTCCTCGGAGGCTGGTGGTGGAGTTTTCCACCAATGTTGTCCAAAATGAGTACATCGTCCAGTTCGATGGATACTATCGACGAGCTGCCCGAGAGAAATACATTAAAATTGCACTCAATGGATCGAAG GTTAAAAATTGGCGGATATTACCTCGTTCGAATCCAGCCAGTGATTACCCGAGCGATTTTGATGTGTTGACCTTGGAAGAAGATGCTCAAATATCAATGGATGGAATCAATTTGCTGAAGTCGCATCCTTCGATTAAATCGATATCACCTCAGCGTATGGTTCATCGGACCCTGAAATATGTTCCTGTAGATATTTCTGTTTCTGATGTAGAGGAAGAAGAGCTTGAAAAAGATAATGATTTGGATAATGATCTTCCACTTGAGGAGGAGGAAGAGGAGGATGAAGAAATTACAGAATTcatcgaaaaatttcgaaatttcaaaagaAAGCTATCTACAGATGCAAATGAGTTGAATGACAGCCGATCGGATGTCCAACAGATGGCTTCTCCTGTCGGTGCCGTTAACCGGCACACGAATCGAAGGCTTTTGAGAGCAATTCCAAGGCAGATCACTTCTCTGTTAAAAGCTGATGTACTTTGGGGAATGGGAGTCACGGGGAAAGGCGTTAAGGTAGCCGTTTTTGACACCGGTTTATCAAAGAATCATCCTCATTTTAAATCGGTTAAAGAACGGACGAATTGGACCAATGAAAAGACTCTGGATGATGGGGTCAGTCACGGGACATTTGTGGCGGGTATTATTGCGtcgtcgaaggaatgtttaggATTTGCACCAGACGCAGAACTGCATGTCTATCGCGTATTTACGAATAATCAAGTTTCGTACACTTCATGGTTTCTGGATGCTTTTAACTATGCAATTCTGAAGAAAATTAACGTGTTGAATTTGAGCATCGGCGGACCGGATTTTTTGGATCAACCTTTTGTGGATAAAGTTCTCGAATTATCGGCCAACAAAGTTATCATGGTTTCTGCTATCGGCAATGATGGCCCACTTTACGGAACACTGAACAATCCAGGCGATCAGATGGACGTGATTGGCGTGGGAGGAATGGATTACAGCGATAATATTGCGAAATTCAGTTCGAGAGGCATGACAACTTGGGAGCTTCCTAATGGTTATGGGCGGCTAAAACCGGATATCGTAACCTATGGAAGTCAAGTGAAAGGCAGCAATCTGAACGGAGGTTGCAAATCACTATCAGGGACCTCGGTCGCTTCTCCAGTAGTTGCTGGAGCAGTTACGTTACTGGCAAGTGGTGTTTTCAATAGATTGGATCAAATTAATCCTGCAtcaatgaagcaagctttgatAGAAGGAGCAAAACGACTTCAAGAGAACAACATGTTCGAACAGGGCCATGGAAAATTGAATATATTGAAGAGTATGAAAATTTTGTCAACGTACAAACCCAAAGTATCGCTTTCTCCGGCATATCTGGATTTTACTGAGGATTACATGTGGCCTTATACAACTCAAAGTCTGTTCCATACGAGCTCTCCCGTGATAGCTAATGTTACCATCCTCAATGGAATGGGAGTGATTGGTAGATTGATTAACAAACCGACTTGGCATCCGTACAGTAACCAGAACGGGCAGATGTTGAACATATCTATAACATACTCAGAACAGCTGTGGCCATGGTCCGGTTGGATGGCAATTCACATCGGTGTTAATGAGTTAGGTCGAAGCTTCGAAGGATTAGCGCAAGGTCACATCACACTAACCGTTCAAAGTCCGGCAGGTCCTGGAGAGAACGAAGCACGCAATGGGACGGTAAGTTTCCCGATCAAGGTGAAAATCATTCCGCAACCGCCACGGCATAAACGAATCTTATGGGATCAGTATCACAGTTTACGTTACCCACCTGGTTACCTTCCCAGAGATAATCTGAAAATTAAATCAGATCCTTTGGACTGGCGAGCGGACCACATCCATACAAATTTCAAGGATATGTACACGCATTTAAGAAACGCTGGATACTACGTAGAAGTTCTCGGAGGTCCGTTCACATGCTTTAACTCGAGCAATTACGGTACGTTGCTAATCGTCGATCCTGAAGAGGAGTATTTCCATGAGGAAATTATCAAGCTGAAGAACGATATTCTTGAGCGCGATTTGAGTGTGATTGTGTTTGCCGATTGGTACAACACCACCGTTATGAGGAAAATCAAATTCTATGATGAAAATACCCGACAGTGGTGGATCCCGGATACTGGAGGTGCAAATCTTCCCGCTCTGAATGAATTACTTCGTGATTTCGATATTGTCTTGGGTGACAAAGTGGCCGAAGGATATTTCGATATGCGCGATCATCGAATGTATTATGCTTCCGGATGTAACATTTTAAAGTTTCCTACCGGTAACACGACGATTCTGATAGAACGCGATTTGTTTGATCAAGGTTTGGATATTCTACTGCCGGACGAAAAACGGCAAAAAATTCGGGCAAAAACTGCAATACTAGGATTGTTACAAACTGATCACACTTATTCAAAAGTTCAGCCTGCGACACCGAATCCGGATCCGATTATTGGGTTCAACGTAGAACTCGATGCTGACCGTAGCGAGGAAGGAAAAATCGACAAGGATTCAATAATCAACAAAAGAATTTTGCTCAGCCAAAAATCATTCCCCGATGACGATGTTCCGAATGAAGGTGGAGAACAAAGACCGGAGTTCGAAAGTAATGTGATTGGTAATCCCGATTTCGACGCCTTGAAAAACATGGAAGACGAAGACCCAGACGATATTCAGAAGATTCAACATCCGGAAGAGATAAGCCAACTATTGTTAGAAAAAAAGCAAAACTTCACCGGCGAGAAAATTTTGATGGTTGAAGTACCTCAGACGTTCCTGAAACTACAAGCGGATCATCCGAAATCTACCAAGTACAATGACAGTGGTAAAGAAGAGGAAAAGAAAGGCCGAAAAATGGGAGGTCGAATAGCTATCTACGGTGATTCTAATTGTCTCGATTCGACACATTTGGATAAACCGTGTTTTTGGTTATTGGATTCGCTGTTGGAATACACCATGACTTCGCATGTGACAAATCTGCTGCGGGATTTGAACAGCAGTCGACAAAGCGACATTCTTAGCG ATGCCAAGCCACCGATGCGGTTGGTCAACAATAATTTACACCACTACTCGAAGGTGCTCGGTCCAGGCAATGAGAAACGGCCACTTCCTCGGTGTCAAGAGCTCAAATGGGACCAGCCGATATCGTTGAACATGACGTCTCTGAATGCGTACGGACCAAACGAACGACTTTTGCTGTTACAGCAGCAAGAGTTGTTACTTCAGCAGCAAGCCGCACAACAAGCGGGAATGTTTGGCAACGAAATCGACAGCAACGTTAATCTATTCCGCAAACTAGAAAGTCAAAAAGGTGAG CAACCGTAA
- the LOC131436236 gene encoding membrane-bound transcription factor site-1 protease isoform X1: MKVPTIGKLFTKCILILFGLLFCDCTNFTDSFTGNSEGNGGIRNQNDNVSNVGNVTLALASHNNAIVDPRIGSSCCDSIKNNVYSSTSNNSGVSNSSASSDNSTKWSPRRLVVEFSTNVVQNEYIVQFDGYYRRAAREKYIKIALNGSKVKNWRILPRSNPASDYPSDFDVLTLEEDAQISMDGINLLKSHPSIKSISPQRMVHRTLKYVPVDISVSDVEEEELEKDNDLDNDLPLEEEEEEDEEITEFIEKFRNFKRKLSTDANELNDSRSDVQQMASPVGAVNRHTNRRLLRAIPRQITSLLKADVLWGMGVTGKGVKVAVFDTGLSKNHPHFKSVKERTNWTNEKTLDDGVSHGTFVAGIIASSKECLGFAPDAELHVYRVFTNNQVSYTSWFLDAFNYAILKKINVLNLSIGGPDFLDQPFVDKVLELSANKVIMVSAIGNDGPLYGTLNNPGDQMDVIGVGGMDYSDNIAKFSSRGMTTWELPNGYGRLKPDIVTYGSQVKGSNLNGGCKSLSGTSVASPVVAGAVTLLASGVFNRLDQINPASMKQALIEGAKRLQENNMFEQGHGKLNILKSMKILSTYKPKVSLSPAYLDFTEDYMWPYTTQSLFHTSSPVIANVTILNGMGVIGRLINKPTWHPYSNQNGQMLNISITYSEQLWPWSGWMAIHIGVNELGRSFEGLAQGHITLTVQSPAGPGENEARNGTVSFPIKVKIIPQPPRHKRILWDQYHSLRYPPGYLPRDNLKIKSDPLDWRADHIHTNFKDMYTHLRNAGYYVEVLGGPFTCFNSSNYGTLLIVDPEEEYFHEEIIKLKNDILERDLSVIVFADWYNTTVMRKIKFYDENTRQWWIPDTGGANLPALNELLRDFDIVLGDKVAEGYFDMRDHRMYYASGCNILKFPTGNTTILIERDLFDQGLDILLPDEKRQKIRAKTAILGLLQTDHTYSKVQPATPNPDPIIGFNVELDADRSEEGKIDKDSIINKRILLSQKSFPDDDVPNEGGEQRPEFESNVIGNPDFDALKNMEDEDPDDIQKIQHPEEISQLLLEKKQNFTGEKILMVEVPQTFLKLQADHPKSTKYNDSGKEEEKKGRKMGGRIAIYGDSNCLDSTHLDKPCFWLLDSLLEYTMTSHVTNLLRDLNSSRQSDILSDAKPPMRLVNNNLHHYSKVLGPGNEKRPLPRCQELKWDQPISLNMTSLNAYGPNERLLLLQQQELLLQQQAAQQAGMFGNEIDSNVNLFRKLESQKATVISANDEPDVPGWRNKKTDKIPPNAPNSFMNPSAARPTAGMIPMKVPVIDPRLAGTAATDQQQFHHQQQQQQLNSQHQPPESRQMDRDQSVGYEGMDFALSRDRLSSSNFQLTFNWFLTMLSVVLLLLLLNWIRRSKRLTIKRRFNYILKKIGF, encoded by the exons ATGAAAGTTCCAACCATAGGAAAGTTGTTCACCAAATGTATTCTTATCTTGTTTGGATTGCTCTTTTGTGATTGTACAAATTTTACCGATAGCTTCACTGGTAATAGTGAAGGCAACGGTGGTATCAGAAATCAAAATGATAACGTAAGCAATGTAGGTAATGTGACATTAGCACTTGCTAGTCACAATAATGCCATTGTCGATCCCCGGATAGGAAGCAGTTGCTGTGATAGTATCAAAAATAACGTCTATAGTAGTACTAGTAATAATAGCGGAGTTAGTAATAGTAGTGCCAGTAGTGATAATTCAACGAAGTGGTCTCCTCGGAGGCTGGTGGTGGAGTTTTCCACCAATGTTGTCCAAAATGAGTACATCGTCCAGTTCGATGGATACTATCGACGAGCTGCCCGAGAGAAATACATTAAAATTGCACTCAATGGATCGAAG GTTAAAAATTGGCGGATATTACCTCGTTCGAATCCAGCCAGTGATTACCCGAGCGATTTTGATGTGTTGACCTTGGAAGAAGATGCTCAAATATCAATGGATGGAATCAATTTGCTGAAGTCGCATCCTTCGATTAAATCGATATCACCTCAGCGTATGGTTCATCGGACCCTGAAATATGTTCCTGTAGATATTTCTGTTTCTGATGTAGAGGAAGAAGAGCTTGAAAAAGATAATGATTTGGATAATGATCTTCCACTTGAGGAGGAGGAAGAGGAGGATGAAGAAATTACAGAATTcatcgaaaaatttcgaaatttcaaaagaAAGCTATCTACAGATGCAAATGAGTTGAATGACAGCCGATCGGATGTCCAACAGATGGCTTCTCCTGTCGGTGCCGTTAACCGGCACACGAATCGAAGGCTTTTGAGAGCAATTCCAAGGCAGATCACTTCTCTGTTAAAAGCTGATGTACTTTGGGGAATGGGAGTCACGGGGAAAGGCGTTAAGGTAGCCGTTTTTGACACCGGTTTATCAAAGAATCATCCTCATTTTAAATCGGTTAAAGAACGGACGAATTGGACCAATGAAAAGACTCTGGATGATGGGGTCAGTCACGGGACATTTGTGGCGGGTATTATTGCGtcgtcgaaggaatgtttaggATTTGCACCAGACGCAGAACTGCATGTCTATCGCGTATTTACGAATAATCAAGTTTCGTACACTTCATGGTTTCTGGATGCTTTTAACTATGCAATTCTGAAGAAAATTAACGTGTTGAATTTGAGCATCGGCGGACCGGATTTTTTGGATCAACCTTTTGTGGATAAAGTTCTCGAATTATCGGCCAACAAAGTTATCATGGTTTCTGCTATCGGCAATGATGGCCCACTTTACGGAACACTGAACAATCCAGGCGATCAGATGGACGTGATTGGCGTGGGAGGAATGGATTACAGCGATAATATTGCGAAATTCAGTTCGAGAGGCATGACAACTTGGGAGCTTCCTAATGGTTATGGGCGGCTAAAACCGGATATCGTAACCTATGGAAGTCAAGTGAAAGGCAGCAATCTGAACGGAGGTTGCAAATCACTATCAGGGACCTCGGTCGCTTCTCCAGTAGTTGCTGGAGCAGTTACGTTACTGGCAAGTGGTGTTTTCAATAGATTGGATCAAATTAATCCTGCAtcaatgaagcaagctttgatAGAAGGAGCAAAACGACTTCAAGAGAACAACATGTTCGAACAGGGCCATGGAAAATTGAATATATTGAAGAGTATGAAAATTTTGTCAACGTACAAACCCAAAGTATCGCTTTCTCCGGCATATCTGGATTTTACTGAGGATTACATGTGGCCTTATACAACTCAAAGTCTGTTCCATACGAGCTCTCCCGTGATAGCTAATGTTACCATCCTCAATGGAATGGGAGTGATTGGTAGATTGATTAACAAACCGACTTGGCATCCGTACAGTAACCAGAACGGGCAGATGTTGAACATATCTATAACATACTCAGAACAGCTGTGGCCATGGTCCGGTTGGATGGCAATTCACATCGGTGTTAATGAGTTAGGTCGAAGCTTCGAAGGATTAGCGCAAGGTCACATCACACTAACCGTTCAAAGTCCGGCAGGTCCTGGAGAGAACGAAGCACGCAATGGGACGGTAAGTTTCCCGATCAAGGTGAAAATCATTCCGCAACCGCCACGGCATAAACGAATCTTATGGGATCAGTATCACAGTTTACGTTACCCACCTGGTTACCTTCCCAGAGATAATCTGAAAATTAAATCAGATCCTTTGGACTGGCGAGCGGACCACATCCATACAAATTTCAAGGATATGTACACGCATTTAAGAAACGCTGGATACTACGTAGAAGTTCTCGGAGGTCCGTTCACATGCTTTAACTCGAGCAATTACGGTACGTTGCTAATCGTCGATCCTGAAGAGGAGTATTTCCATGAGGAAATTATCAAGCTGAAGAACGATATTCTTGAGCGCGATTTGAGTGTGATTGTGTTTGCCGATTGGTACAACACCACCGTTATGAGGAAAATCAAATTCTATGATGAAAATACCCGACAGTGGTGGATCCCGGATACTGGAGGTGCAAATCTTCCCGCTCTGAATGAATTACTTCGTGATTTCGATATTGTCTTGGGTGACAAAGTGGCCGAAGGATATTTCGATATGCGCGATCATCGAATGTATTATGCTTCCGGATGTAACATTTTAAAGTTTCCTACCGGTAACACGACGATTCTGATAGAACGCGATTTGTTTGATCAAGGTTTGGATATTCTACTGCCGGACGAAAAACGGCAAAAAATTCGGGCAAAAACTGCAATACTAGGATTGTTACAAACTGATCACACTTATTCAAAAGTTCAGCCTGCGACACCGAATCCGGATCCGATTATTGGGTTCAACGTAGAACTCGATGCTGACCGTAGCGAGGAAGGAAAAATCGACAAGGATTCAATAATCAACAAAAGAATTTTGCTCAGCCAAAAATCATTCCCCGATGACGATGTTCCGAATGAAGGTGGAGAACAAAGACCGGAGTTCGAAAGTAATGTGATTGGTAATCCCGATTTCGACGCCTTGAAAAACATGGAAGACGAAGACCCAGACGATATTCAGAAGATTCAACATCCGGAAGAGATAAGCCAACTATTGTTAGAAAAAAAGCAAAACTTCACCGGCGAGAAAATTTTGATGGTTGAAGTACCTCAGACGTTCCTGAAACTACAAGCGGATCATCCGAAATCTACCAAGTACAATGACAGTGGTAAAGAAGAGGAAAAGAAAGGCCGAAAAATGGGAGGTCGAATAGCTATCTACGGTGATTCTAATTGTCTCGATTCGACACATTTGGATAAACCGTGTTTTTGGTTATTGGATTCGCTGTTGGAATACACCATGACTTCGCATGTGACAAATCTGCTGCGGGATTTGAACAGCAGTCGACAAAGCGACATTCTTAGCG ATGCCAAGCCACCGATGCGGTTGGTCAACAATAATTTACACCACTACTCGAAGGTGCTCGGTCCAGGCAATGAGAAACGGCCACTTCCTCGGTGTCAAGAGCTCAAATGGGACCAGCCGATATCGTTGAACATGACGTCTCTGAATGCGTACGGACCAAACGAACGACTTTTGCTGTTACAGCAGCAAGAGTTGTTACTTCAGCAGCAAGCCGCACAACAAGCGGGAATGTTTGGCAACGAAATCGACAGCAACGTTAATCTATTCCGCAAACTAGAAAGTCAAAAAG CAACCGTAATAAGCGCAAATGACGAACCTGATGTCCCTGGATGGCGGAATAAAAAAACCGACAAGATCCCCCCAAACGCTCCGAATAGCTTTATGAATCCGTCAGCAGCTCGTCCCACGGCTGGTATGATACCCATGAAAGTACCGGTGATTGATCCACGATTAGCTGGTACGGCAGCGACCGATCAACAACAGTTTCATcaccaacagcagcaacaacagctgAATTCACAGCATCAACCTCCGGAGTCTAGGCAGATGGACAGAGATCAGTCTGTTGGCTACGAAGGGATGGACTTTGCCCTGAGTAGAGACCGGTTAAGCAGTTCGAACTTTCAGCTCACCTTCAACTGGTTCCTAACGATGTTGTCTGTGGTACTGCTGCTTCTCTTACTCAATTGGATACGACGATCGAAACGCTTAACTATCAAGCGACGATTCAATTATATTCTCAAAAAGATCGGTTTTTGA